From the genome of Fusarium oxysporum f. sp. lycopersici 4287 chromosome 3, whole genome shotgun sequence, one region includes:
- a CDS encoding serine/threonine protein kinase: MESLEFPSYHDQSDGDCESFKSANSKILEDALDDTEMRYEGAIEDCHYSDSATSNVSDHPLPIRQVSSYPASYVQISDVDGDPLRRKAVVADLLCTGPILSLAQNIGAWTNPIWLGNSAALRIDQLSKGVAGTIAVSELTEQMRQCLDLQDRSCKAVVFKRIRDREESIPDTYDRRKRHQEFLREALILCHSPIKDHQHIVRLHAIFFEQDGENHNMSWPVMVQEYATEGTLSDFILNRPSVSFQILQPLLRDIAYALFHLHHACLIAHGDIKPDNIYILWDSEKRKLSAKLGGFQSARYGQNLEDRLQLPRGTHPWAAPECHRNGDNLVPLSDIMSADIYSYVLVVFGAAIEGPDVLFWSRNLRGRLGGDGQQDLVEQERYSAELTFLLSQNARQGVDRLEIHKLLQFGLAIDPRNRDGRSIMAIMLETDQTIEEGELFRSPIPPFDSVQACASVQRLETYPICVQNNVIHEWEIMAQERPINKQLALQIANALLNGCGNYTDAERSTKAYNWLDHTHVHACFDGNVREALWPEEAALDGEGLLDALRSCALTGDPYALIELRARLDLPSSSRGQSATESINLDEPEYEMGVIKEIAHSLPAYDSQGGDCIYRIVYTLARHGRDDDAIWLLNEVEGQIVEWKTALHFAISRNNIPAVESLLKRPGLNPYKWYDPRTTNGPTYSAFCLAVQLNLVDVMRMIVERYPLWPALTASHSVDGCSVSVCHCCDPNCVDPATVNGENYLMAALDPGLRVDRMRIHGSRYQDAMNETVKLLHEMGVRMWPKPTGSWAGRSDVIDIAAECSYPWLLTFIFSYPELFPCLKRSIQPQVTKYPLWKAVLRGNLSVVRVLLQHNATEVLKGEVNGFPFLHLAASAGHRDLAIVEEICMAGVDLSLRDSYGRTALELAILEGFFSMADRLVELGAILDSCNGDGITSFGKFLQMPGLPLDRIKYFLREAATKQLPDPLCCRQVERNVFHVVAASNRRYMAKSRLMSLWRELMIHRSVYGPWINKLDRFGFTPLMLAVLYGHQELVILLLEDGADTNAFGVTNAITLAEMMLRRVEYLQRKTENTRESRLTRKAIEDWAGIVRVLQERGSEAKYSLLGLPKVDYQKLSSNFNPSNIGLYIKALTSGLEYFGSHGTATYQESDVVSFYQRILNPPDIAALMQGSAEYFIITSLDPFTAVSKPIFENPFVETEFAGSVGLVTGECQSSDPEDTTIIEATQTWRNLDINLASLAPLFLRLAAIVLRAGTHGPAGVASRAALTLITHWIIHEQFGDGRRGLRLTQDMINDLYGKIQGKLRGLPVVGSKLAELMDESGGGSV, translated from the exons ATGGAATCACTCGAATTTCCCTCCTACCACGACCAGAGCGACGGCGATTGCGAAAGCTTTAAGTCAGCAAACAGCAAGATTCTGGAAGATGCTCTAGATGACACG GAGATGAGATATGAAGGCGCCATCGAAGATTGCCACTATTCGGACTCGGCAACTTCAAATGTGTCCGACCATCCTCTGCCTATCAGGCAAGTCTCTTCGTACCCTGCATCATATGTCCAAATTTCCGATGTAGATGGCGATCCGCTTCGACGGAAGGCCGTCGTTGCCGATCTGTTGTGTACTGGACCAATCCTCAGTCTCGCCCAAAACATCGGCGCCTGGACAAACCCGATATGGCTCGGAAATAGTGCCGCACTTCGCATTGATCAGTTAAGTAAAGGAGTGGCGGGTACGATAGCAGTATCAGAGCTCACGGAGCAGATGAGGCAATGCCTCGACCTACAGGACAGAAGCTGCAAGGCTGTAGTTTTCAAACGCATTCGTGATAGAGAAGAATCTATCCCAGACACGTATGACCGTCGCAAGAGGCATCAGGAATTCCTCCGTGAGGCCCTCATCCTCTGTCACTCGCCTATCAAAGACCACCAACATATCGTACGGCTGCACGCGATTTTTTTCGAACAAGATGGAGAGAACCACAACATGTCATGGCCGGTGATGGTTCAGGAGTATGCTACTGAAGGAACTTTATCTGACTTCATCTTAAATCGGCCAAGCGTCAGCTTCCAGATTCTGCAGCCACTGCTTCGCGACATAGCTTATGCCCTCTTCCACTTACACCATGCTTGCTTGATAGCACATGGTGATATCAAGCCGGATAATATCTACATCTTGTGGGATAGCGAGAAGCGAAAACTCAGTGCGAAGCTTGGCGGTTTTCAGTCCGCGAGATACGGCCAAAACCTAGAGGACAGACTGCAACTCCCCAGAGGCACACACCCTTGGGCGGCCCCTGAATGTCATCGCAATGGAGATAATCTTGTCCCGTTGAGTGATATTATGAGTGCCGATATCTACAGCTATGTGTTGGTTGTCTTCGGTGCTGCTATCGAAGGACCAGATGTTCTCTTCTGGTCCCGAAACTTGAGGGGGCGGCTTGGCGGTGATGGACAGCAAGACCTTGTTGAGCAAGAGCGCTATTCTGCAGAACTTACGTTCTTGCTGTCTCAGAACGCTCGCCAGGGCGTCGACCGACTTGAAATCCATAAGCTCTTGCAGTTTGGATTAGCCATTGACCCAAGAAATAGAGATGGACGCTCAATAATGGCTATCATGTTGGAAACAGACCAAACAATAGAAGAAGGAGAGTTGTTTCGTTCCCCAATACCTCCCTTTGACTCTGTCCAG GCCTGCGCAAGCGTCCAAAGGCTTGAGACGTACCCAATTTGTGTTCAAAACAACGTCATACACGAATGGGAAATCATGGCTCAGGAGCGCCCTATCAACAAGCAGCTGGCTCTCCAGATTGCCAACGCCTTGCTCAACGGATGTGGTAACTATACAGACGCAGAGAGATCCACCAAAGCGTACAATTGGTTGGACCACACACATGTACACGCTTGTTTTGACGGCAACGTACGAGAAGCTCTCTGGCCAGAAGAAGCGGCACTTGACGGCGAAGGGCTGCTTGACGCATTGAGGAGCTGTGCGTTGACTGGGGATCCATACGCTCTGATTGAGCTGCGCGCCAGACTGGATCTTCCTTCCTCCAGCCGGGGCCAAAGTGCGACAGAAAGCATCAATCTAGACGAACCGGAGTACGAAATGGGCGTTATCAAAGAAATTGCTCATAGCCTACCCGCTTATGATTCTCAGGGTGGCGATTGTATTTACAGAATCGTCTACACCCTGGCAAGGCATGGTCGGGATGACGATGCAATTTGGCTGCTAAATGAAGTCGAAGGCCAGATCGTGGAGTGGAAAACCGCATTGCATTTTGCGATTAGCAGGAATAACATTCCTGCCGTCGAATCTCTTCTTAAGAGGCCCGGCTTGAACCCATACAAGTGGTATGATCCAAGGACAACCAACGGCCCAACATATTCAGCGTTCTGCTTAGCAGTTCAACTGAACCTTGTTGACGTCATGCGAATGATAGTGGAGCGCTATCCCCTCTGGCCAGCGCTTACCGCGTCTCATTCTGTAGACGGATGCTCAGTGTCGGTCTGCCATTGTTGCGACCCGAACTGTGTTGACCCAGCCACGGTAAATGGCGAGAACTATCTCATGGCAGCACTGGATCCGGGTCTGAGAGTCGATCGCATGAGGATCCACGGCTCCCGGTACCAAGATGCAATGAACGAAACTGTCAAACTGCTTCATGAAATGGGCGTTCGAATGTGGCCGAAGCCGACGGGCTCATGGGCTGGGAGAAGCGACGTTATCGACATTGCGGCGGAATGTAGTTACCCCTGGCTCTTGACTTTCATATTTTCCTACCCCGAGCTTTTCCCTTGCCTTAAACGCAGTATACAGCCGCAGGTCACAAAATACCCGCTCTGGAAAGCAGTTCTGCGAGGAAACCTGTCGGTAGTCCGCGTGCTTCTTCAGCATAATGCTACAGAGGTGCTGAAAGGAGAGGTGAACGGCTTCCCTTTCCTACACCTTGCTGCCTCCGCCGGCCACAGAGACCTGGCTATTGTTGAAGAGATTTGTATGGCTGGAGTCGATCTCAGTCTCCGAGACTCTTATGGACGGACCGCTCTAGAGCTAGCAATCCTAGAAGGGTTCTTCTCGATGGCGGACCGCCTGGTTGAGCTAGGGGCCATTTTGGACTCATGTAACGGCGATGGTATCACCAGCTTTGGGAAATTCCTCCAAATGCCCGGTTTGCCATTGGACAGAATTAAATACTTTCTCCGGGAAGCCGCAACGAAACAGCTACCTGATCCACTCTGTTGCAGACAGGTGGAAAGAAACGTCTTTCATGTCGTGGCTGCGTCAAATAGACGATACATGGCCAAATCGCGCCTCATGAGTTTATGGAGGGAGCTCATGATTCATCGGAGTGTTTACGGACCTTGGATTAACAAATTAGATCGCTTTGGCTTTACTCCGCTTATGCTCGCGGTCCTTTACGGACATCAAGAACTCGTCATCCTGTTACTGGAGGATGGGGCTGATACAAACGCATTCGGTGTCACTAATGCGATCACCCTTGCCGAGATGATGTTGCGCCGCGTCGAATATTTGCAAAGAAAAACTGAAAACACTCGAGAATCGAGGCTGACAAGGAAGGCAATTGAAGATTGGGCAGGCATTGTCCGTGTGCTTCAGGAGAGGGGTTCTGAAGCCAAGTACAGCCTCTTGGGGCTCCCAAAGGTGGATTACCAGAAGCTTTCCAGCAATTTTAACCCTTCT AATATCGGGCTCTACATCAAGGCTCTAACAAGTGGCCTCGAGTACTTTGGAAGTCATGGGACAGCGACTTATCAGGAGTCGGATGTGGTTAGCTTTTACCAGAGAATCCTCAATCCGCCGGACATTGCAGCTTTAATGCAAGGGAGTGCCgagtattttattataacGAGCCTTGACCCATTCACAGCTGTGTCGAAGCCAATCTTCGAG AATCCATTCGTCGAGACCGAGTTTGCCGGAAGTGTAGGTCTAGTAACCGGCGAGTGCCAGAGTTCGGACCCCGAAGATACAACAATCATAGAAGCTACACAAACCTGGCGTAATCTGGACATCAACCTCGCCTCGCTGGCACCACTCTTTTTGCGCCTAGCTGCCATCGTTCTTAGAGCTGGAACACACGGGCCCGCAGGTGTAGCCTCGAGAGCGGCATTGACTCTGATCACCCACTGGATCATTCATGAACAGTTTGGTGATGGCCGTCGGGGCTTGAGGCTTACGCAGGATATGATAAATGATTTATATGGGAAGATCCAGGGGAAGTTGAGGGGTCTTCCTGTGGTCGGTTCGAAGTTGGCGGAGCTGATGGATGAGAGTGGGGGAGGGAGCGTTTAA
- a CDS encoding serine/threonine protein kinase produces MTASTYSQCGITDRSVASSASNGSKELETDDHYQVFLSIQRMLRTFSENIVEFPDKSGWTHRIEQPLGAGGCSSVSRVLGKHSWGRNPMAFKRVLPILYEYGGRNTKEEFTVLLNELRVCSVARVRTHPNLNTLNGVSFEPMDPGPDPTLFPALILDPSPLGNLLNLISDPFRMVDGPYWECSVDVANGLKALHENGIVHGDIKCENVLVFAEPENAIRPFCAKLTDFGCSMVLAETEPYAMLKGRTMPYDAPEADRIIPKHILPFSDVYSFGLLVWRVALDGADPFTDPRYWEELIDGERHYRKSNIREAKKGEGLLNYALSTIRDPDLQHAVETADAFCEILNIALRARPEKRDLDRILLAFARNKNNFKTRDFGLSSTGGYILRQFVKAEIGALTGASESQLGLSRWQSLPDTARSKYAAIQALEQDDIDFRGLHFTRHSRVFRSVQKLLKSSETLLSVLGQDVPTLETIAPDSTTHHNSLLPPTDLIANMLSKDFAAAQRAAADECHRMADFLNKQHAWLEPSLTLGSFDEPGGLATHDSASLNEPTKTASPLLMNEPLVAGLDFDLLLSCGLPFTIQKQIYAALSIRIGCVRTSDPSYPRYMVEKAICHLLGFGVAKNHEIYLSALAECYELGYRPAQVILQRVHAALGIALPQNALTSRVFNTVEDAESPVRNAQCETESLCCHLGAEAVGDNLHDAATSGSISTVVELLAEGSSNINCQNAAGDTPLLCACRSGHADVVASLLDAGADAGIVNALGESPLHWIVRVEAREMSALTARLLAHGARVDEVAKVNHGPSPDVANDCLVAGTAIHRAVAHGNKDAVQALLAQDARADIDGGPIIVYDGHSRMCDPIQLACMSHEAEILEMMLDVTPFYPINASCESEVGLLYFAIQCQNTHRRMVRHGSDFYYRMLATIDLLVRRGSTNHVRGDGLTALHLAATHGTADILEHLLTLQPFVGDITTLVEGRSPLHWAIVLGDEVKFDILVHHGADTLHSCPASWLYKADIPILELATRTMRSDFYFVKRLFKINGDLPQREKDVALRTAFVTRQFGLAEFLLKRGADINAQIRHTTLLESILPRRGLGLDGVENYISLCRKYSLEADVVVMPETGDTALHCAAGILPLPSEDRYSRLYTLLFELFPCKSHLEARNSRGFTPLHMAALFRNVVAIKAFVEAGADINSMALFEGVPVGPTLKDLVFTDIFAPNPLYDFDKRSRRKGDRAQGEIIDLLKSSEIRTRAKRSKTLRSQFRRNASPREKRVSDFVSVMTLLPESLPMGFEVSMMEKVCDLLNMGADEELGELVRELEGSMVEHGRSVQWTNLEKIRFLDHQGKAALEKIGILDLYEDIDEADSTS; encoded by the exons ATGACCGCCTCGACCTACAGCCAGTGTGGCATCACCGATCGAAGCGTCGCGAGCTCAGCCAGCAACGGTTCTAAAGAGCTCGAGACAGATGATCATTACCAGGTTTTCCTGTCGATCCAAAGAATGCTTCGAACATTTTCCGAAAATATAGTCGAATTCCCCGACAAATCCGGCTGGACGCATAGGATAGAACAACCCCTTGGTGCTGGGGGCTGTTCCTCTGTATCGCGAGTACTTGGTAAACATTCATGGGGTAGAAACCCCATGGCTTTCAAGCGTGTACTGCCCATTCTCTATGAATATGGGGGGCGGAATACCAAGGAGGAATTCACGGTACTCCTAAATGAGCTACGAGTCTGCTCGGTGGCCAGAGTGCGCACCCACCCGAACCTCAACACCTTGAATGGGGTATCGTTTGAACCAATGGACCCAGGTCCAGATCCGACCTTATTCCCTGCGTTGATCCTTGACCCATCACCATTGGGCAATTTGCTCAATCTTATCTCTGACCCATTTCGAATGGTTGACGGACCCTACTGGGAATGCAGCGTTGATGTTGCAAACGGCCTGAAAGCACTGCATGAGAACGGCATCGTACATGGAGACATCAAGTGCGAAAATGTATTAGTGTTTGCGGAACCAGAAAATGCGATTCGTCCCTTTTGTGCAAAGTTGACGGACTTTGGCTGTTCCATGGTTTTGGCAGAAACCGAACCATACGCCATGTTGAAGGGCCGCACGATGCCTTACGACGCACCGGAGGCTGATAGAATTATCCCGAAGCATATTCTTCCCTTTTCAGATGTCTACTCCTTCGGCCTGTTGGTCTGGCGCGTGGCCCTGGATGGAGCCGATCCCTTTACTGATCCAAGATACTGGGAGGAATTGATAGACGGGGAGAGACACTACAGGAAGTCCAATATTCGCGAAGCAAAGAAAGGCGAAGGCCTTTTGAATTACGCCTTATCAACTATCAGGGACCCCGATCTTCAGCATGCGGTCGAGACGGCTGATGCCTTCTGCGAGATCTTGAACATAGCACTCCGGGCCAGGCCAGAGAAGAGGGACCTGGATCGAATCCTTCTCGCCTTTGCCAGGAACAAGAA CAATTTCAAAACAAGAGACTTCGGCTTGAGCAGCACAGGTGGTTACATCCTTAGGCAATTCGTGAAAGCGGAGATCGGCGCCTTGACAGGAGCTTCTGAATCCCAGTTAGGACTTAGTCGATGGCAATCACTTCCAGACACTGCGCGGTCCAAGTATGCTGCTATTCAAGCCTTGGAGCAAGACGACATAGATTTCCGGGGTCTTCACTTCACCAGACACTCGAGGGTGTTTCGATCAGTCCAGAAGCTGCTGAAATCTTCGGAAACCCTTCTTTCGGTTCTGGGTCAGGATGTTCCTACATTGGAAACTATCGCTCCAGATTCCACAACTCACCACAATTCCCTGCTTCCACCGACAGATTT AATTGCTAACATGCTTTCTAAAGACTTTGCGGCTGCACAGCGTGCGGCAGCCGATGAATGCCATAGAATGGCCGATTTCTTG AACAAACAGCATGCGTGGCTGGAACCCTCGCTGACCCTTGGATCATTTGACGAACCGGGTGGGTTGGCGACTCACGATTCTGCTTCATTGAACGAACCAACCAAAACAGCCTCACCGCTCTTAATGAATGAACCTTTG GTCGCCGGATTGGACTTCGACCTCCTATTATCCTGCGGCCTCCCTTTCACTATCCAGAAACAGATATATGCTGCTCTTTCCATCCGTATCGGATGCGTCCGCACTTCCGACCCCTCCTACCCAAGATACATGGTAGAGAAAGCAATATGTCaccttcttggctttggcgTCGCGAAGAACCACGAAATATATCTGTCGGCGCTTGCCGAATGCTACGAATTAGGGTATCGCCCGGCCCAAGTCATCCTCCAACGAGTTCACGCCGCCCTCGGCATTGCCCTTCCGCAGAATGCGTTGACTTCGCGTGTCTTCAATACAGTGGAAGATGCCGAGTCGCCTGTACGGAACGCACAATGTGAAACAGAGAGCCTTTGTTGTCATCTTGGGGCTGAGGCAGTCGGCGACAATCTTCACGATGCCGCAACGAGCGGCTCAATCTCAACCGTTGTTGAACTGCTTGCTGAAGGCTCCTCGAATATCAATTGTCAAAACGCTGCTGGAGATACGCCTTTACTTTGTGCATGCCGATCCGGCCATGCCGACGTTGTCGCCTCATTACTGGACGCTGGCGCCGATGCCGGAATCGTGAACGCTCTGGGAGAGTCTCCGCTTCATTGGATTGTCAGGGTGGAGGCTCGCGAGATGTCCGCTCTTACGGCCCGGTTGCTAGCCCATGGAGCGAGGGTTGACGAGGTAGCTAAAGTCAACCACGGGCCATCCCCAGACGTGGCAAATGACTGTCTGGTTGCAGGGACTGCAATCCATCGTGCGGTTGCGCATGGTAATAAAGACGCGgtccaagctcttctggcGCAAGACGCTAGGGCAGACATCGATGGCGGCCCAATTATCGTCTATGATGGGCATAGTCGGATGTGCGATCCGATTCAACTCGCATGTATGTCACACGAGGCGGAGATTCTCGAAATGATGCTGGATGTCACCCCGTTTTACCCGATCAACGCAAGCTGTGAATCAGAGGTCGGTCTACTGTACTTTGCTATACAGTGTCAGAATACGCACCGAAGAATGGTCAGACATGGCTCAGACTTTTATTATCGTATGCTGGCTACCATCGACCTTCTCGTGCGCCGCGGGTCGACGAATCACGTTCGCGGTGACGGCCTCACGGCACTACATCTAGCCGCAACTCACGGCACTGCAGACATTTTAGAGCACCTGTTAACATTGCAGCCGTTTGTTGGCGATATCACCACGCTGGTGGAGGGAAGGTCCCCGTTGCACTGGGCCATCGTGTTGGGTGACGAGGTCAAATTCGACATTCTGGTACATCACGGCGCTGACACGCTTCATTCATGTCCTGCAAGTTGGCTCTACAAGGCAGATATACCAATTCTCGAGCTTGCAACACGTACTATGCGGAGCGACTTCTATTTTGTTAAACGACTTTTTAAGATAAATGGAGATCTTCCACAGAGAGAGAAAGACGTGGCTCTGCGCACTGCATTCGTCACACGCCAATTCGGCCTTGCGGAGTTTTTACTGAAAAGGGGCGCCGATATAAATGCACAAATTCGCCATACGACGCTGCTTGAAAGTATTCTACCGCGGAGAGGCCTCGGTCTCGATGGAGTCGAGAACTACATCTCTTTGTGCAGAAAGTATTCCCTGGAAGCTGATGTCGTTGTGATGCCTGAAACCGGGGATACCGCCCTTCATTGTGCTGCGGGCATTCTGCCGCTGCCCTCCGAGGACAGGTACTCTCGACTTTACACTCTACTGTTTGAGCTTTTTCCCTGCAAGTCCCATCTGGAAGCGAGGAACTCTAGGGGATTCACACCTCTTCACATGGCGGCGCTTTTCCGTAATGTTGTAGCTATCAAAGCCTTTGTTGAGGCTGGAGCAGATATCAACAGCATGGCGCTGTTCGAGGGAGTCCCCGTTGGACCAACCCTGAAGGACCTGGTATTCACCGATATATTTGCACCGAACCCCCTTTACGACTTTGATAAACGCAGCCGCAGAAAGGGTGATCGTGCGCAAGGGGAAATCATTGACCTTCTGAAATCATCAGAAATTCGTACCCGCGCAAAACGCAGCAAGACATTGCGGAGTCAATTCCGCAGGAATGCAAGTCCGCGAGAAAAGAGAGTATCGGACTTTGTTAGTGTCATGACGCTGCTTCCGGAGAGTCTCCCCATGGGATTTGAAGTATCGATGATGGAGAAAGTGTGCGACTTGCTAAATATGGGAGCGGATGAGGAACTTGGGGAACTTGTTCGTGAGCTAGAGGGTTCCATGGTAGAGCATGGAAGGAGCGTCCAGTGGACTAATTTAGAGAAAATCCGGTTTCTGGATCACCAGGGGAAGGCTGCCCTAGAGAAGATCGGTATTCTCGACCTCTATGAGGATATAGATGAAGCAGATTCAACGTCGTAA